A single Anopheles arabiensis isolate DONGOLA chromosome 2, AaraD3, whole genome shotgun sequence DNA region contains:
- the LOC120896913 gene encoding protein ROP-like, translating to MIHNLIHLGINVIADGNRKKSYTVPRKERINEHTYQMSRWTPVIKDIMEDAIDNKLDERHFPSSVAERWPASMRQPVVHATAIGTRTNRKRRLRTYRA from the exons ATGATTCACAACCTTATCCATCTGGGTATCAACGTTATTGCAGAT GGCAATCGCAAGAAATCGTACACCGTGCCGAGAAAGGAGCGCATCAACGAACACACCTACCAAATGTCCCGCTGGACACCCGTCATCAAGGACATCATGGAGGACGCGATCGACAACAAGCTGGACGAGCGTCATTTCCCTTCCTCGGTGGCAGAAAGATGGCCGGCTTCCATGCGCCAACCAG TAGTGCACGCTACGGCCATTGGCACAAGGACAAATCGCAAACGGCGGTTAAGAACGTACCGCGCCTAA
- the LOC120894104 gene encoding uncharacterized protein LOC120894104: protein MPRRKPITKLGVFGKYDQNPEQAVENYFESKLNNKCYINVPGWDVARNGFELKGIHNDREYMEITKEQHRMREQAQRQVVTNRKRLEQTTDLLQRMRAEFVELNDFLKDCEMKEQGALDTVFKHPGEPEKEKHVQYEEKIAQLESDLEQLDEFVVKYEETINQFEPFEKVMEQTIAESKTYETMQDLIQRCDSLLLAQVEISAVEQQKIQEIEEIRQNLFKATKTALHIITGLNNDLSELLTQYVAAKEEGLRWEKSVTVVKSYMVENESSINCLLDAINHVYILLRKRRGSQPKAPRGDVETQLDHIKEEIEILHEVRRLAAAKLRNEGHSLCAEKGTQRRKTAL, encoded by the exons ATGCCGCGTCGAAAACCCATCACGAAGCTGGGCGTATTTGGGAAGTACGACCAGAACCCGGAACAGGCAGTAGAAAATTACTTCGAATCCAAATTAAACAACAAGTGCTACAT CAATGTCCCCGGTTGGGATGTCGCCCGCAATGGGTTCGAGCTTAAGGGCATTCACAATGACCGGGAGTATATGGAAATCACCAAGGAGCAGCACCGGATGCGTGAACAGGCCCAACGGCAGGTGGTCACCAACCGGAAGCGGCTGGAGCAGACGACCGATCTGCTGCAACGGATGCGCGCAGAGTTTGTCGAGTTGAACGATTTTCTAAAGGATTGCGAAATGAAGGAACAGGGCGCCCTGGACACGGTATTCAAGCACCCGGGCGAGC cggaaaaggaaaaacatgtACAGTACGAAGAAAAGATCGCACAGCTCGAGTCGGATCTGGAGCAGCTGGACGAGTTTGTGGTGAAGTATGAGGAGACGATCAATCAATTTGAACCGTTTGAG AAAGTAATGGAACAGACAATTGCCGAATCGAAGACTTACGAAACCATGCAAGATCTTATCCAGCGCTGTGATTCATTGT TACTAGCTCAGGTGGAAATTTCTGCCGTAGAGCAGCAAAAGATTCAAGAAATCGAGGAAATTCGCCAGAACCTGTTCAAGGCAACGAAGACCGCCCTGCACATCATTACCGGGCTGAACAACGATTTGTCGGAGCTTCTG ACACAGTACGTTGCGGCAAAGGAGGAAGGATTGCGCTGGGAAAAATCGGTCACCGTCGTCAAGAGCTACATGGTGGAGAACGAATCGAGCATCAACTGCCTGCTAGATGCGATAAATCACGTGTACATACTGTTGCGCAAGCGGCGCGGCTCCCAGCCGAAAGCTCCGCGCGGGGACGTCGAAACGCAGCTGGATCACATCAAGGAGGAGATCGAGATACTGCACGAGGTGCGCCGGCTGGCGGCTGCCAAACTCCGCAACGAAGGCCACAGTCTGTGTGCGGAGAAGGGTACGCAGCGACGGAAAACCGCACTTTAA
- the LOC120897874 gene encoding LOW QUALITY PROTEIN: argininosuccinate synthase-like (The sequence of the model RefSeq protein was modified relative to this genomic sequence to represent the inferred CDS: inserted 1 base in 1 codon), with the protein MGRGNDQIRFELSCYALSPTIRVIAPWRMETFCQRFQGRSDLLEYAKRSNIPVSATTKAPWSMDANIMHISYESGILEDPSVAAPEELYQLTQSPTRAPDTPTVAEIVFKAGLPVRVTELVSGRTMERPVDILAFLNKAGGEHGVGRIDIVENRYIGLKSRGVYETPGVTVLHCAHRDLEIYCLDREVLRXKKYLADRMADYVYNGYWYAPEAEYVRKCILESQKHVSGKVVVEMFKGHVMVTSRESMHSLYNQELASMEVHGNFSPYSSTGFIEINAVRLREHHRVFGTANMTKHFSRTESDMKLI; encoded by the exons ATGGGTCGA GGCAACGATCAGATTCGCTTCGAGCTGAGCTGCTACGCGCTCAGCCCAACGATCCGCGTCATCGCCCCGTGGCGCATGGAAACGTTCTGCCAGCGATTCCAGGGCCGCTCGGATCTGCTGGAGTACGCGAAGCGCTCGAATATCCCGGTGAGTGCCACCACGAAAGCACCCTGGTCGATGGATGCGAACATTATGCACATCAGCTACGAGTCGGGCATCCTGGAGGACCCGTCGGTGGCGGCACCGGAAGAGCTGTACCAGCTAACGCAATCGCCAACCCGCGCCCCAGACACACCGACCGTGGCCGAGATCGTGTTCAAGGCCGGGCTGCCGGTGCGCGTCACCGAGCTGGTCAGTGGGCGAACGATGGAAAGACCGGTGGACATACTGGCGTTTCTGAACAAGGCCGGCGGCGAGCACGGCGTGGGACGGATCGATATCGTGGAGAACCGGTACATTGGGTTGAAGTCGCGCGGCGTCTACGAGACGCCCGGCGTAACCGTGCTGCACTGTGCGCACCGGGATCTGGAAATTTACTGCCTCGATCGGGAGGTGCTGC GTAAAAAGTATCTTGCCGATCGGATGGCAGACTACGTGTACAACGGCTACTGGTACGCGCCCGAGGCTGAGTACGTGCGCAAGTGCATCCTCGAGTCGCAGAAGCACGTGTCCGgcaaggtggtggtggaaatgTTCAAGGGACACG TTATGGTCACATCGCGAGAGTCTATGCACTCCTTGTACAACCAAGAGCTGGCATCGATGGAGGTGCATGGTAACTTTTCACCCTACTCGTCGACGGGATTCATTGAG ATCAATGCCGTTCGACTGAGGGAACATCATCGAGTGTTTGGAACGGCCAATATGACCAAACACTTCTCACGCACGGAATCAGATATGAAGCTCATCTGA
- the LOC120893769 gene encoding LOW QUALITY PROTEIN: clathrin heavy chain-like (The sequence of the model RefSeq protein was modified relative to this genomic sequence to represent the inferred CDS: inserted 3 bases in 3 codons; deleted 2 bases in 1 codon), with protein MSQQLPIRFQEHLQLTNININASSISFTNLTMESDKFICVREKVGETAQVVIIDMNDAQNPIRRPISADSAIMNPASKVIALKAQKTLQIFNIEMKSKMKAHTMTEEVVFWKWITLNTLSLVTETSVYHWSMEGDSTPIKMFERHSSLNGCQIINYRTDPKQAWLLLVGISAQQNRVIGAMQLYSVERKVSQAIEGHAASFATFKMEENKELSTLFCFAVRSQTAAKLHIIEVGTPPAGNVAFTKKAVDVFFPPEAQSDFPVAMQVSPRYDVIYLITKYXYIHMYDIETATCIYMNRISGDTIFVTAPHESSGGIIGVNRKGQVLSVTVDEEQIIPYINTVLQNPDLALRMAVRNNLSGAEDLFVRKFNQLFQNGQFAEAAKVAAIAPKGILRTPQTIQKFQQVPAQPGTNSPPLLQYFGILLDQGKLNKYESLELCRPVLAQGRKQLCEKWLKEEKLECSEELGDLVKPSDPTLALSIYLRSNVPNKVIQCFAETGQFQKIVLYAKKVNYSPDYVFLLRSVMRTNPEQGSGFASMLVADEEPLADINQIVDIFMEQNMVQQCTAFLLDALKNNRPAEGALQTRLLEMNLMSAPQVADAILGNAMFTHYDRAHIAQLCEKAGLLQRALEHYTDLYDIKRAVVHTQLLNGDWLVGFFGTLSVEDSLECLKAMLTANIRQNLQICVQIATKYHEQLTTKALIDLFESFKSYEGLFYFLGSIVNFSQDPEVHFKYIQAACKTNQIKEVERICRESNCYNAERVKNFLKEAKLTDQLPLIIVCDRFDFVHDLVLYLYRNSLQKYIEIYVQKVNPSRLPVVVGGLLDVDCSEDIIKNLILVVKGQFSTDELVEEVEKRNRLKLLLPWLESRVHEGCVEPATHNALAKIYIDSNNNPERFLKENQFYDSRVVGRYCEKRDPHLACVAYERGQCDRELIAVCNENSLFKSEARYLVRRRDAELWAEVLSEANPYKRQLIDQVVQTALSETQDPDDISVTVKAFMTADLPNELIELLEKIVLDSSVFSDHRNLQNLLILTAIKADRSRVMDYINRLDNYDAPDIANIAINNELYEEAFAIFKKFDVNTSAIQVLIEQVNNLERANEFAERCNEPAVWSQLARAQLQQGLVKEAIDSYIKADDPSAYIDVVETASKNDSWEDLVRYLQMARKKARESYIESELIYAYARTGRLADLEEFVSGPNHADIQKIGDRCFNDRMYEAAKLLYNNVSNFARLAITLVHLREFQGAVDGARKANSTRTWKEVCFACVDAEEFRLAQMCGLHIVVHADELEDLINYYQDRGYFEELIGLLEAALGLERAHMGMFTELAILYSKYKPAKMREHLELFWSRVNIPKVLRAAEQAHLWSELVFLYDKYEEYDNAVLAMMAHPSEAWREGHFKDIITKVANIELYYKAIQFYLDYKPLLLNDMLLVLXPRMDHTRAVSFFTKQGHLQLVKTYLRSVQSLNNKAINEALNGLLIDEEDYQGLRTSIDAFDNFDNIALAQKLEKHELTEFRRIAAYLYKGNNRWKQSVELCKKDRLFKDAMEYAAESHQGELAEELLGWFLERGAYDCFAACLFQCYDLLRPDVILELAWRHNIMDFAMPYIIQVTREYTSKVDKLEASDAERQKEGESTEHKSIIMPEPQLMLTAGPGIGMPQYAPQYAGAYXAPQPNMPPYQYGGM; from the exons GGTGATCGCACTGAAGGCGCAGAAAACGCTGCAAATCTTCAACATCGAGATGAAATCGAAGATGAAGGCGCACACGATGACGGAGGAGGTGGTGTTCTGGAAGTGGATCACGCTCAACACCCTGTCGCTGGTGACGGAGACGTCCGTGTACCACTGGTCGATGGAGGGCGACTCGACGCCGATCAAGATGTTCGAGCGCCATTCGTCGCTGAACGGCTGTCAGATCATCAACTATCGCACCGATCCGAAGCAGGCCTGGTTGCTGCTAGTCG GTATTTCGGCACAGCAGAACCGTGTGATTGGCGCCATGCAGCTGTACTCGGTCGAGCGCAAGGTTTCGCAAGCGATCGAGGGCCACGCGGCCTCGTTCGCTACCTTCAAGATGGAGGAAAACAAGGAACTGTCGACGCTGTTCTGCTTTGCCGTCCGGTCGCAAACGGCAGCGAAGCTGCACATCATCGAGGTCGGCACGCCGCCGGCCGGCAACGTCGCCTTTACGAAGAAGGCCGTGGATGTGTTCTTCCCGCCGGAGGCGCAGAGCGACTTCCCGGTCGCGATGCAGGTTTCGCCGCGGTACGACGTGATCTATCTGATCACCAAGT GGTACATCCACATGTACGACATCGAGACGGCGACCTGCATCTACATGAACCGCATCTCGGGCGACACGATCTTTGTGACCGCGCCGCACGAATCGAGCGGCGGCATCATCGGCGTTAACCGCAAGGGCCAGGTGCTGTCGGTGACGGTCGACGAGGAGCAGATCATCCCGTACATCAACACGGTGCTGCAGAACCCGGACCTGGCGCTGCGCATGGCGGTGCGCAACAATCTGTCCGGCGCGGAGGATCTGTTCGTGCGCAAGTTTAACCAGCTGTTCCAGAACGGCCAGTTTGCGGAGGCGGCCAAGGTGGCGGCGATCGCGCCGAAGGGCATCCTGCGCACGCCGCAAACGATCCAGAAGTTCCAGCAGGTGCCGGCCCAGCCGGGCACGAActcgccgccgctgctgcagtACTTCGGCATTCTGCTCGATCAGGGCAAGCTGAACAAGTACGAATCGCTCGAACTGTGCCGCCCGGTGCTGGCGCAGGGCCGCAAGCAGCTGTGCGAGAAGTGGCTGAAGGAGGAGAAGCTCGAGTGCAGCGAGGAGCTCGGCGATCTGGTGAAACCGTCCGATCCGACCCTTGCCCTCTCGATCTACCTGCGCTCGAACGTGCCGAACAAGGTGATCCAGTGCTTCGCCGAAACGGGCCAGTTCCAGAAGATTGTGCTGTACGCGAAGAAGGTCAACTACAGCCCGGACTACGTGTTTCTGCTGCGCTCGGTGATGCGCACCAACCCGGAGCAGGGGTCCGGCTTCGCGAGCATGCTGGTGGCGGACGAGGAGCCGCTCGCCGACATCAACCAGATCGTGGACATCTTCATGGAGCAGAACATGGTGCAGCAGTGTACGGCGTTCCTGCTCGACGCGCTCAAGAACAACCGCCCGGCGGAG GGGGCCCTGCAGACGCGCCTGCTCGAGATGAACCTGATGTCGGCGCCGCAGGTGGCGGACGCGATCCTTGGCAACGCCATGTTCACGCACTACGACCGTGCGCACATCGCGCAGCTGTGCGAGAAGGCCGGCCTGCTCCAACGCGCCCTCGAGCACTACACCGACCTGTACGACATTAAGCGGGCGGTCGTGCACACCCAGCTGCTGAACGGCGACTGGCTGGTGGGATTCTTCGGCACGCTCTCGGTGGAGGATTCGCTCGAGTGTCTGAAGGCGATGCTGACGGCCAACATTCGCCAGAATTTGCAGATCTGCGTGCAGATCGCGACCAAGTACCACGAGCAGCTGACGACGAAGGCGCTGATCGACCTGTTCGAGAGCTTCAAGAGCTACGAGGGGCTGTTCTACTTCCTCGGCTCGATCGTCAACTTCAGCCAGGATCCGGAGGTGCACTTCAAGTACATCCAGGCCGCCTGCAAGACCAACCAGATCAAGGAGGTGGAGCGCATCTGCCGCGAGTCGAACTGCTACAATGCGGAGCGCGTCAAGAACTTCCTGAAGGAGGCGAAGCTGACGGATCAGCTGCCGCTGATCATTGTGTGCGATCGGTTCGATTTCGTGCACGACCTGGTGCTGTACCTGTACCGCAACAGTCTGCAGAAGTACATCGAGATCTACGTGCAGAAGGTGAACCCGTCCCGTTTGCCGGTGGTCGTGGGCGGCCTGCTCGACGTCGACTGCTCCGAGGACATCATCAAGAACCTGATCCTGGTCGTGAAGGGCCAGTTCTCTACCGACGAGCTGGTGGAGGAGGTCGAGAAGCGCAATcggctgaagctgctgctgccgtggcTGGAGTCGCGCGTCCATGAAGGTTGCGTGGAGCCGGCCACCCACAACGCGCTGGCCAAGATCTACATCGACTCGAACAACAATCCGGAGCGTTTCCTGAAGGAAAACCAGTTCTACGACAGCCGCGTGGTGGGACGGTACTGCGAGAAGCGCGATCCGCATCTCGCGTGCGTTGCGTACGAGCGGGGCCAGTGCGATCGCGAGCTGATCGCGGTTTGTAACGAGAATTCGCTGTTCAAGTCGGAGGCCCGCTACCTGGTGCGCCGGCGCGACGCCGAGCTGTGGGCGGAAGTGTTGTCCGAGGCGAACCCTTACAAGCGGCAGCTGATCGACCAGGTGGTGCAGACGGCCCTGTCCGAGACGCAGGACCCGGATGACATCTCCGTCACGGTGAAGGCGTTCATGACGGCCGATTTGCCGAACGAGCTGATCGAGCTGCTGGAGAAGATCGTGCTCGACTCGTCCGTCTTCTCCGACCATCGCAACCTGCAGAATCTGCTCATTCTGACGGCGATCAAGGCGGACCGTAGCCGCGTGATGGACTACATCAACCGCCTGGACAACTACGACGCGCCCGACATCGCCAACATTGCGATCAACAACGAGCTGTACGAGGAGGCGTTCGCGATCTTCAAGAAGTTCGACGTGAACACGTCCGCCATCCAGGTGCTGATCGAGCAGGTGAACAATCTGGAGCGTGCGAACGAGTTTGCCGAGCGCTGCAACGAGCCGGCCGTCTGGTCGCAGCTGGCCCGCGCCCAGCTCCAGCAGGGCCTGGTAAAGGAGGCGATCGATAGCTACATCAAGGCGGACGACCCGAGTGCCTACATCGACGTGGTCGAGACGGCGAGCAAGAACGACTCGTGGGAGGACCTGGTGCGCTATCTGCAGATGGCGCGCAAGAAGGCGCGCGAGAGCTACATCGAGAGCGAGCTGATTTACGCGTACGCCCGCACGGGCCGGCTGGCCGATCTGGAGGAGTTTGTGTCCGGACCGAACCATGCCGACATTCAGAAGATCGGCGACCGCTGCTTCAACGACCGCATGTACGAGGCGGCCAAGCTGCTGTACAACAACGTGAGCAACTTTGCCCGGCTCGCGATCACGCTGGTGCATCTGCGCGAGTTCCAGGGCGCGGTGGACGGTGCCCGCAAGGCCAACTCGACGCGCACCTGGAAGGAGGTGTGCTTCGCCTGCGTCGACGCGGAAGAGTTCCGGCTGGCGCAGATGTGCGGTCTGCACATCGTGGTGCACGCGGACGAGCTGGAGGATCTGATCAACTACTACCAGGACCGGGGCTACTTCGAGGAGCTGATCGGGCTACTGGAAGCGGCCCTCGGGCTGGAGCGCGCGCACATGGGCATGTTTACTGAGCTGGCGATTCTGTACTCCAAGTACAAGCCGGCCAAGATGCGCGAGCATCTGGAGCTGTTCTGGTCGCGCGTCAACATTCCGAAGGTGCTGCGGGCCGCCGAGCAGGCGCACCTCTGGTCCGAGCTCGTGTTCCTGTACGACAAGTACGAGGAGTACGACAACGCGGTCCTCGCCATGATGGCGCATCCGTCCGAGGCGTGGCGCGAAGGGCACTTCAAGGACATCATCACCAAGGTGGCCAACATCGAGCTGTACTACAAGGCGATCCAGTTCTACCTGGACTACAagccgctgctgctgaacgATATGCTGCTCGTGC GCCCCCGCATGGACCATACGCGCGCCGTCAGCTTCTTCACCAAACAGGGACACCTGCAGCTCGTCAAGACGTACCTGCGGTCGGTGCAGAGCCTGAACAACAAGGCAATCAACGAGGCGCTGAACGGGCtgctgatcgacgaggaggactATCAGGGCCTGCGGACGTCGATCGACGCGTTCGACAACTTTGACAACATTGCGCTGGCGCAGAAGCTCGAAAAGCACGAGCTCACCGAATTCCGTCGCATTGCTGCCTACCTGTACAAAG GAAACAACCGCTGGAAGCAGAGCGTGGAGCTGTGCAAAAAGGACCGACTGTTCAAGGACGCGATGGAGTACGCGGCCGAGTCGCACCAGGGCGAGCTGGCGGAGGAACTGCTCGGATGGTTCTTGGAGCGGGGCGCATACGATTGCTTCGCGGCATGTCTATTCCAG TGCTACGATTTGTTGCGGCCCGATGTAATACTAGAGCTCGCATGGCGCCACAACATCATGGACTTTGCTATGCCTTACATCATCCAG GTGACGAGAGAATACACCTCCAAGGTTGACAAGCTGGAAGCGTCCGATGCCGAGCGACAGAAGGAGGGCGAAAGCACCGAACACAAATCCATCATCATGCCCGAACCGCAACTGATGCTGACTGCTGGCCCCGGTATCGGCATGCCCCAGTATGCGCCACAGTACGCCGGCGCGT GTGCCCCGCAACCAAATATGCCCCCATACCAGTACGGTGGTATGTAA
- the LOC120908368 gene encoding LOW QUALITY PROTEIN: dynamin (The sequence of the model RefSeq protein was modified relative to this genomic sequence to represent the inferred CDS: inserted 1 base in 1 codon) produces the protein MESLIPIVNKLQDAFTQMGVHMQLDLPQIAVVGGQSAGKSSVLENFVGRSVEFSPRGSGIVTRRPLILQLINGTVEFGEFLHQKGKKFSNFEEIRQEIEAETDRITGSNKGISNIPINLRVYSPHVLNLTLIDLPGLTKVPIGDQPADIENQIKGMIFQFIRKETCLILAVTPANTDLANSDALKLAKEVDPQGVRTIGVITKLDLMDEGTDARDILENKLLPLRRGYIGVVNRSQKDIEGRKDIHAALAAERKFFLSHPSYRHIADRLGTPYLQKVLNQQLTNHIRDTLPALRDRLQKQMLTLEKDVDQYKHFRPDDPSIKTKAMLQMIQQLQSDFERTIEGSGSALVNTNELSGGAKINRIFHERLRFEIVKMSCDEKELRREISFAIRNIHGIRVGLFTPDMAFEAIVKKQISQLKEPILKCVDLTVLELSNVVRICTDKMARYPRLRDETERIITTHIRQCEQKAKEQMMLLIDYELAYMNTNHEDFIGFANAQSKTENAVKTGTRNLGSQVIRKGHMCIQNLGIMKGGSRPYWFVLTSESISWFKDEDEKEKKFMLPLDGLKLRDIEQGFMSRRHTFGLFNPDGRNVYKDYKQLELSCESTDDVDSWKASFLRAGVYPEKDTPANGDEESGGESGPTGQSLDPQLERQVETIRNLVESYMRIVTKTTRDMVPKAIMMLIINNTKDFINGELLAHLYATGDQASMMEESADEAQKREEMLRMYHACKEALRIIGDVSMATFSTPVPPPVKNDWLSSGLDNPRLSXPSPGGPRKAAPQQQGSLSSMGAPAGRGPPPAPASARPAPAIPNRPGGGAAPPLPGGRPGGQALPAPLIPSRPGGGGSVAGMAQMLPASTRQQINQQVGQAVTNAAMNELSNVFASKFNRPAQNAPPRLPDRPYNAMGRP, from the exons atGGAGTCACTGATTCCGATCGTGAACAAGCTGCAGGATGCGTTCACGCAGATGGGGGTGCATATGCAGCTTGACCTGCCACAGATCGCGGTGGTCGGCGGCCAGTCGGCAGGAAAATCGTCCGTGCTGGAAAATTTCGTCGGAAGGTCAGTTGA ATTTTCTCCCCGAGGATCCGGCATCGTAACGCGACGACCATTGATTTTACAGCTAATCAATGGAACTGTGG AATTTGGAGAGTTCCTTCATCAGAAGGGTAAGAAGTTCTCCAACTTTGAGGAGATTCGGCAGGAGATCGAAGCGGAAACCGATCGCATTACCGGTAGCAACAAGGGTATCTCAAACATACCGATTAATCTTCGCGTGTACTCGCCGCATG TACTCAACTTGACGCTTATCGATTTGCCCGGTTTGACGAAGGTACCGATCGGCGATCAGCCAGCCGACATTGAGAACCAGATCAAGGGCATGATCTTTCAGTTCATCCGCAAGGAAACGTGTCTGATTTTGGCCGTCACGCCCGCCAACACCGATTTGGCCAACAGTGATGCGCTCAAGCTGGCCAAAGAGGTCGACCCGCAGGGCGTCCGGACGATCGGTGTCATCACCAAGCTCGATCTGATGGACGAGGGAACGGATGCGCGCGATATTCTCGAGAAcaagctgctgccgttgcgcCGTGGCTACATCGGCGTGGTGAACCGGTCGCAGAAGGATATCGAGGGCAGAAAGGACATCCATGCGGCCCTGGCCGCGGAGCGCAAGTTCTTCCTGAGCCATCCGAGCTATCGGCACATTGCCGATCGGCTCGGCACGCCGTATCTGCAGAAGGTGCTCAATCAGCAGCTGACCAACCATATCCGTGATACGCTGCCGGCGCTGCGCGATCGGCTACAGAAGCAGATGCTAACGCTGGAGAAGGACGTGGATCAGTACAAACATTTCCGCCCGGACGATCCAAGCATCAAGACGAAGGCTATGCTGCA AATGATCCAGCAACTGCAGTCGGATTTCGAGCGCACAATTGAAGGTTCCGGTTCGGCGCTAGTCAACACGAACGAACTTTCTGGCGGTGCCAAGATCAATAGAATATTCCACGAGCGATTGCGTTTCGAGATCGTCAAGATGTCGTGCGACGAGAAGGAGCTGCGGCGTGAAATTTCGTTCGCCATTCGCAATATTCACGGTATTCGTGTCGGTCTGTTCACCCCGGACATGGCGTTCGAGGCGATCGTAAAGAAACAAATCTCCCAGCTCAAGGAACCGATCCTGAAGTGTGTCGATCTGACCGTCTTGGAGCTGTCTAATGTTGTGAGAATTTGCACAGACAAG ATGGCTCGTTATCCGCGTTTGCGCGATGAGACGGAGCGTATCATTACTACGCACATTCGCCAGTGCGAACAAAAGGCCAAAGAGcagatgatgctgctgatcgACTACGAGCTGGCCTACATGAACACCAACCATGAGGATTTCATCGGTTTCGCAAA TGCTCAAAGCAAAACCGAAAATGCGGTCAAGACGGGCACTCGCAACCTTGGCTCGCAAGTGATCCGCAAGGGACACATGTGCATTCAAAACCTCGGCATCATGAAGGGTGGCTCGAGACCGTACTGGTTCGTGCTAACGTCCGAGAGCATCTCGTGGTTCAAGGATGAGGacgagaaggagaagaaattTATGCTGCCCCTGGACGGGCTGAAGCTCCGTGACATTGAGCAAGGATTCATGTCCCGGCGACACACGTTCGGTCTGTTCAATCCAGACGGACGTAACGTTTACAAG GATTACAAGCAATTGGAGCTGTCTTGCGAAAGCACTGATGATGTGGATTCATGGAAAGCATCCTTCCTGCGTGCGGGTGTGTACCCTGAAAAGGATACTCCCGCCAACGGAGATGAG GAGAGTGGAGGCGAAAGTGGTCCAACTGGACAGTCCCTTGATCCGCAGCTGGAGCGCCAGGTAGAGACGATACGCAATCTTGTCGAATCGTACATGCGCATCGTCACCAAAACTACCCGTGACATGGTTCCGAAAGCTATTATGATGCTCATCATTAACAATACCAAGGATTTCATCAACGGCGAGCTGTTGGCGCATTTGTACGCTACCGGCGATCAG GCCTCGATGATGGAGGAAAGCGCGGACGAAGCACAAAAACGTGAAGAAATGTTGCGAATGTATCACGCGTGCAAGGAAGCGCTGCGTATTATTG GTGACGTATCGATGGCTACCTTCTCTACGCCCGTACCACCACCGGTGAAAAATGATTGGTTGTCGAGCGGTCTCGACAACCCGCGGCTGT CCCCGAGCCCGGGCGGTCCGCGTAAAGCTGCACCACAGCAGCAG GGTTCGCTCAGCTCTATGGGAGCTCCGGCTGGCCGgggaccaccaccagcacctgCTAGTGCTAGGCCGGCTCCGGCAATACCGAACCGACCTGGAGGTGGTGCCGCACCACCCCTGCCCGGTGGCCGTCCAGGTGGCCAGGCACTACCGGCACCATTGATTCCATC GCgtccgggtggtggtggttccgtTGCTGGCATGGCACAGATGCTTCCGGCCAGCACCAGGCAACAGATCAACCAGCAGGTCGGACAGGCCGTCACCAATGCCGCCATGAACGAACTGTCGAATGTGTTCGCCTCGAAGTTCAA TCGACCTGCCCAGAATGCGCCACCGCGCCTACCGGATCGACCGTACAATGCCATGGGCCGGCCATGA